Below is a window of Streptomyces sp. ITFR-16 DNA.
AAGTACCTGAACACCCCCGAGACCCCGATCTACAAGAAGTCCCAGGTCCTCTACGGCATCGACCTGGCCAAGAAGGACATCGCCAAGTCCAGCCGGGCCGTCGTCGTCGAGGGCTACACCGACGTGATGGCCTGCCATCTCGCCGGGGTCACCACCGCCATCGCCACCTGCGGCACCGCCTTCGGCGGCGACCACATCAAGATCCTGCGCCGCCTCCTGATGGACAACGGCAGCGCCCGGGTGATCTTCACCTTCGACGGTGACGCGGCCGGCCAGAAGGCCGCGCTGCGCGCCTTCGAGGACGACCAGAAGTTCGCCGCCGAGACCTACATCGCCATCGCCCCGGACAACATGGACCCGTGCGACCTGCGCCTGGCCAAGGGCGACGAGGCCGTCCGCGACCTGGTCGAACCCCGCACCCCGCTCTTCGAGTTCGCGCTCCGCCAGATCGTCGCCCGCTACGACCTGGAGACCCCGGCGGGCCGGGCGGCCGCGCTCGACGAGGGCGCCTCCGTCGTCGCCAAGATCAAGACGGGCAGCGTCCAGCGGGAGGTCGCCGTCCAGCTCGCCGGCTTCGTCGGCATCCTGGACCAGGAGTACGTCGTGCACCGGGTCAACCAGCTCGCCCAGTGGGCCAGGGGCCGGGGCGGCGACCGGCGCGGCCCCGCGCCCGGCGAGCGGCGAGGCGGGGCGCAGCGCCCGCAGGTCCCGGCCCCGCCGGTCCCGTCCGGCCCCGCGCTCAACCTCCGCAGCCCGGCCCACCGCACCGAGCGCGAGCTGCTCAAGCTCGCCCTCCAGAAGCCCGAGCTGGTCTCGCCCGCCTTCGACGCCTACGGGGCCGACGAGTTCACCGCCCCGCCCTACACGGCCGTCCGCCAGTGCATCGCGGAGGCCGGCGGCGCTGAACAGGGCGCCGCCGACAGCCGCGAGTACCTGGTCCGGGTGCTCGACGCCACCCCCAACGAGACCGTCCGCAAGCTGGTCACCGAGCTGGCCGTCGAGGTCTTCAACGGCAAGAACATCGACGAGACCTACGCCGGCATGCACCTCGTCCAGGTCCGCCTGCGCGCCGTCGACCGCCGGATCAACGATGTCCAGGGCAGCCTGGCCCGGCTCGGCAGCAATGTCGCGCCCGACCATCTGGCCGCCGCGCAGAACGAGGTCTGGGTCCTCCAGCAGTACGCCCAGTCCCTCCGCAACAACGGCGCCGACGCGCTCTGACGCCGGAGCCGGGCCCCGCCGCCCACGCCCCGCGGTAACCGCCCGGTCACGGACCGGACTCAGGGGGTCCGGGGACCGAGGGGCGGCGGACCCCCTCAGAAAGTCCCCGCACGCCCCTCGTGGCAGCTGTGTGTCGTACCCCACACTGGGTGGCGGTGCCTGAGTCATCGGAGCGCGGCCGGCCCACCGGACGGTGGTCCTCCATCCCCGCGCCCCGGCAGCGATCACCTGGAGGTCGCCCCCGTGCAGACCCGGACCGTGACCGAAACCGAGCGTGTCTCGGCAATCCCCGTGCAAGCCCGGGCCGTGCGCCATCCGGAGGCCGCCGTGGACCCGCCCGACGACACCCCCGACCCTCCCGAGGCCGTCATGGAGGAGTCCGCCGACCCGCCGGAGATCCCGGCGCAGCGCGGCCGGCCGGAGACCGGCGGCCCGTCGTCCGACCTGTTCCGCCAGTACCTGCGCGAGATCGGCCGCATCCCGCTGCTCACCGCCGCCGACGAGGTGGAGCTCGCCCGCCGCGTCGAGGCCGGTCTCTTCGCCGAGGAACGCCTGGCCCGTACCCCGGACCCCGACACCCGCCTCGCCGTCGATCTGGACCGGCTGGTGGTCATGGGCCGGATGGCCAAGCGCCGCCTCATCGAGGCCAATCTGCGCCTGGTCGTCTCGGTGGCCAAACGCTACGTCGGGCGCGGGCTGACCATGCTCGACCTGGTCCAGGAGGGAAACCTCGGACTGATCCGGGCGGTGGAGAAGTTCGACTACGCCCGCGGCTACAAGTTCTCGACGTACGCGACCTGGTGGATCCGGCAGGCCATGTCCCGCGCGCTGGCCGACCAGGCGCGGACCATCCGGGTCCCGGTCCATGTCGTCGAACTCATCAACCGCGTCGTCCGGGTCCAGCGCCGCATGCTCCAGGAGCGCGGCTACGAGCCGACGCCCGAGGAGGTCGCCGCCCAGCTCGACCTGACCCCGGAGCGGGTCGGCGAGGTCCTGCGCCTGGCCCAGGAACCCGTCTCGCTGCACGCCCCGGTGGGCGAGGAGGACGATGTCTCGCTCGGCGACCTGATCGAGGACGGGGACGCCGCGTCCCCCGTGGAGTCCGCGGCCTTCCTGCTGCTGCGCGAACACCTGGAGGTGGTGCTCTCCACCCTCAACGAGCGCGAGCGCAAGGTGGTCCAGCTGCGGTACGGACTGGCCGACGGGCGCCCGCGCACGCTGGAGGAGATAGGCCGGATCTTCGGCGTGACCCGCGAACGCATCCGCCAGATCGAGTCCAAGACCCTCAACAAACTGCGCGACCACGCCTTCGCGGACCAGCTCCGCGGCTACCTCGACTGACGCGCACACGCGCGTACGGGCCGGGGCAGCCGCAGAGCGGCGCGCTGCGGGCTAGGGCCTGTCTTCAAACTCCCCTCTGCCGCGCGGGAGTTCGAAGACAGGCCCTAGTCGACCTCGGCGACCGCCTGGGCGAACTGGGCGGCGTACAGCCGGGCGTACGCGCCCCCGGCCTCCAGCAGCTCGTCGTGCGTGCCCTGTTCGACGATCGACCCGTTCTCCATCACCAGGATGACGTCGGCGTCCCGGATGGTGGAGAGCCGGTGCGCGATCACGAAGCTCGTACGGCCGTGCGCGAGGCCCGCCATCGCCTTCTGGATCAGCACCTCGGTCCGGGTGTCGACGGAGCTGGTCGCCTCGTCGAGCACCAGTATCACCGGGTCGGACAGGAACGCCCGCGCGATGGTGATCAGCTGCTTCTCGCCCGCGCTGACCCCGGAGCCCTCGTCGTCGATCACCGTGTCGTACCCGTCGGGCAGGGTGCGGATGAAGCGGTCGGCGTGGGCCGCCCGCGCCGCCTCCTCGATCTGCTCGCGACCGACGTCGCCGGAGGCGCCGTAGGCGATGTTCTCCGCGATGGTCCCGCCGAACAGCCAGGTGTCCTGGAGGACCATGCCGATCCCCGACCGCAGGTCGTCGCGCGACATCTTCGCGATGTCGACCCTGTCGAGGGCGATCCGGCCGCCCGTCACCTCGTAGAACCGCATCAGCAGGTTGACCAGCGTCGTCTTGCCGGCCCCCGTCGGACCGACGATCGCGACCGTGTGGCCGGGCTCGACGCTCAGCGACAGGTCCTCGATCAGCGGCTTCTCCGGGTCGTAGCGGAACGAGACGTTCTCCAGCGCGACGCTGCCGCGCAGGATCCCGGGGTGCTCGCCCTCGCCCTTCGCCGGGTCGGCGTCCTGCTCCTCGGCGTCGAGCAGCTCGAAGATCCGCTCCGCCGACGCCACCCCGGACTGCACCAGGTTCGCCATCGAGGCAACCTGGGTCAGCGGCATGGAGAACTGCCGGGAGTACTGGATGAAGGCCTGC
It encodes the following:
- a CDS encoding RNA polymerase sigma factor; translation: MQTRTVTETERVSAIPVQARAVRHPEAAVDPPDDTPDPPEAVMEESADPPEIPAQRGRPETGGPSSDLFRQYLREIGRIPLLTAADEVELARRVEAGLFAEERLARTPDPDTRLAVDLDRLVVMGRMAKRRLIEANLRLVVSVAKRYVGRGLTMLDLVQEGNLGLIRAVEKFDYARGYKFSTYATWWIRQAMSRALADQARTIRVPVHVVELINRVVRVQRRMLQERGYEPTPEEVAAQLDLTPERVGEVLRLAQEPVSLHAPVGEEDDVSLGDLIEDGDAASPVESAAFLLLREHLEVVLSTLNERERKVVQLRYGLADGRPRTLEEIGRIFGVTRERIRQIESKTLNKLRDHAFADQLRGYLD
- the dnaG gene encoding DNA primase; this encodes MAGRINDDDVKAVRDAVPIDAVVSEYLQLRNAGGGNLKGLCPFHDEKSPSFQVSPSKGLFHCFGCQEGGDTIAFVQKIDHLTFAEVVERLAAKAGITLRYEEGGFNPSHQRGERIRLVEAHKVAAQFYVEQLDGPEAEIGRKFLAERGFDQAAAAHFGVGYSPAGWDHLTRFLRGKGFSDKELITSGLSQDGRRGPIDRFRGRLMWPIRDTAGDVVGFGARKLRDDDNGPKYLNTPETPIYKKSQVLYGIDLAKKDIAKSSRAVVVEGYTDVMACHLAGVTTAIATCGTAFGGDHIKILRRLLMDNGSARVIFTFDGDAAGQKAALRAFEDDQKFAAETYIAIAPDNMDPCDLRLAKGDEAVRDLVEPRTPLFEFALRQIVARYDLETPAGRAAALDEGASVVAKIKTGSVQREVAVQLAGFVGILDQEYVVHRVNQLAQWARGRGGDRRGPAPGERRGGAQRPQVPAPPVPSGPALNLRSPAHRTERELLKLALQKPELVSPAFDAYGADEFTAPPYTAVRQCIAEAGGAEQGAADSREYLVRVLDATPNETVRKLVTELAVEVFNGKNIDETYAGMHLVQVRLRAVDRRINDVQGSLARLGSNVAPDHLAAAQNEVWVLQQYAQSLRNNGADAL